The genomic window CCACATGATGCGGGTGCGCGAGGCGCCAGTCATCTGCGCGGCCTCCACCTTGCCAGGGGAGACAGCAAGCACATTGGACTCGACCATGCGGGCAAAGTACGGGATAGCTGAGACAGCGAGTGCGATGGTAAACGCGGGCCAGCCCGTGGCCTTGAGGAACGGCATATTAATGGCGCGGATGAGGAAAAGAACGATGATCGCCAAGATAATGAATGGGATTGCGCGGCCAAGGTTGACTAGCGCCCCCGTGATCTTATTCGCGGTCGGAGCCGCGATCATTCCACCCCTGCGAGTCTCCGCCAGGACCAGGCCAAGGGGTAGGCCAAGAAGAACCGTCAACAGGGAGGACAAACCAACCATGTAGATGGTCTCGAGGAGGGCAGGCCACAATCCGCGCACGATGGCGGGGTTCGAGAACCACGATTCGGACGTGAGGACGGCGACGGCGTCGTAGATCATGAGCGCACCTCCGCATGGATGTTGTCCGCGGCGAACGCTGCTAGAGCACCGGCCACCTTGTCCGGCGCGATGGCGAGTGCCAAACGCCCCACCTGCATCTCGCCGACGGACTCGAAAAGCCCCGCCGAGATATCGGCACCGAGCTCGGCGACGCGCGCCATCACCTTCGATCCCGTTGGGATCCCAGGCCTTGACGTGAAGTAGATATCAATGAGGCTGTCGCTGCCAACGGATCGGGGATCGACGTCGGGAAGTGGGACGAGCTTCTTGGCCAACTGAGAACTCGGATTGGCGAGCGTGCGTTCGATCGAATCGGACTCAACGATTTGGCCAGTTTCTAGCAAAGTAGCCGAGGTGCAGATCTTTCGCACGACCGACATCTCGTGCGTGATAACGAGGATCGTCACGCCAAGTCGATCGCGCACATCTTTGAGGAGAGTGAGGATCTGCTCGGTAGTTTCCATATCGAGCGCTGAAGTTGGCTCATCCGCCAAGACGACGGATGGCCGATCGGCAAGGGCGCGTGCAATGCCCACGCGTTGGCGTTGACCGCCGGACATCTGCGCAGGATAGGAGTTACCGCGGCCAGTCAGACCGACGAGATCGAGGAGTTCGGCCACCCGCTCTTCGCGGTCAGCCTTGCCCACACCTGCGATCTTAAGCGGATAAGCGATGTTATCAGCGGCTGTGCGTGCCTCGAATAGGTTCGCACCCTGGAACACCATGCCAATACGACGCCGTTCGGCACGAAGAAGAGAATCAGAGAGCGTAGTTAGATCCTTGCCATCGACGAGGATGGAGCCAGAAGTGGGTTTCTCGAGGGCGGTCAGACAACGGATGAGCGTGGACTTTCCGGCACCGGATTCGCCCACGATACCGTGGATTTCCCCGTCCGGGATCGTCAGTGAGAGGTCATTGAGCGCCACGACGGCCTCAGCCCCTCTGCGGGGATACACCTTGGTGACCCCATGTAGCTCGATCATTGATCTCCCATCGTTCCCGGCCTTAGCACCCGTCTGGCGGGTTGCTGCAGCTTCACAGAGCCGGGTCTCTTAACTGCTCTTGATGACCTCCTTTATGTAAACATGTCAAGGAAAGCCTGTGCAAAACTGTCTCGCGTTTTTTCGCGATTGTAGGCAAGGTCACGATAAAAGTAGGACCTGCGTCTCGGGTGTGTCCGGCTCGCGAGCCGGCCTGGGAATCAGGCGGCCCGCGAGCCGGCTTGGATGCTCAAACTACAGTCCAGGGTGGTTGTCGAGCGTCACGGAAATGGTCTGAGAACCGGCGAAAAAGTCGTTGCCCTTGTCGTCGACTACGATAAAAGCCGGGAAGTCCTCGACCTCGATCTTCCACACGGCCTCCATTCCGAGTTCGGGGTACTCAAGGAGCTCAACGTGCTTGATGCAGTCCTCGGCCAGCTGGGCGGCTGGACCGCCGATCGAGCCGAGGTAGAATCCGCCATGCTTCTTACAGGCATCGGTCACTTGCTGGGAGCGATTGCCCTTGGCCAGCATGACCATCGAGCCACCCGCCGCTTGGAACGGATCAACATAGGGATCCATGCGCCCTGCGGTGGTTGGCCCAAACGAACCGGAGGGCTTGCCCTCGGGGGTCTTGGCCGGACCCGCATAGTAGATCGGATGATCCTTCATATATTGCGGCATACCCTCGCCGTTGTTGAGACGCTCTTGAATCTTGGCGTGCGCGATGTCGCGAGCCACAATGATCGTCCCGGTGAGTGACAAGCGGGTCTTGACCGGGTATTTGGTCAACTCCGCAAGCACGTTCTTCATCGGCTGGTTGAGATCGATTCTGACGACGTCGTCGCCTGGGGCGTGCCCGATCTCGGCGTCGGTGGTCTCCGGCAGGAACTGGCCTGGGTCGAACTCAAGTTGCTCGATAAAGACACCCTCGGGGGTGATCTTGCCTTTTGCCTGACGATCCGCGGAGCAGGAAACGGCGATGGCGACTGGCAGGGAAGCGCCGTGGCGGGGGAGACGAACCACACGCACGTCGTGGCAGAAGTATTTGCCGCCGAACTGGGCGCCGATGCCGATTTGGCGGGTGAGCTCGAGAACTTTTTCTTCCATTTCGAGGTCGCGGAAGCCGTAGCCCTCCTCTCCGCCGTGTGTAGGCAATTCGTCAAGATACTTAGCTGAGGCGTACTTGGCCGTCTTGAGCGCATATTCGGCAGAGGTTCCGCCGATGACGATAGCCAAGTGGTAGGGAGGGCAGGCCGCGGTGCCGAGCGAGCGGATCTTGCCCTCCAGGAAGGGCATCATAGAATCGGGATTCAAGATGGCCTTCGTCTCCTGGTACAGGTAAGACTTATTTGCCGAGCCGCCGCCCTTGGACATGAAGAGGAAGTGGTACTCGTTCTCGTGGCCGGGCGTCGTGTCCGCGTATAACTCGATCTGTGCGGGCAGGTTGGTTTTGGTGTTCTTCTCCTCATACATGCTCAAAGGCGCGTTTTGCGAATAGCGCAGGTTGTACTTGCCGTAAGTGTTGTGCACGCCGCGTGACAGCGCCTTTTCGTCGACGCCGGGGGTCAACACGCGCTGGCCGCGCTCGCCTTTGATGATGGCTGTGCCGGTGTCCTGGCACATGGGTAACACGCCTTCGGCGGCGATGTAGGCATTGCGCAGTAGCGTCTTGGCAACGAAGCGGTCGTTCGGGGAGGCTTCAGGATCTTCAAGAATCTTGGCAACCTGCTGCAGGTGCGCGTTGCGCAGGTAGAAGTTGATGTCGTGGAAGGCAGTTTCAGCGAGCAGCTCCAGTGCGCTCTCGTCAACCTTGAGGAATTGCATCCCATCTGGGCCCTCGACGCTCTCAACACCGTCAGTGGTGATGAGCCGATACTCCGTCTTGTCGGGCCCCACGGGAAGCATGTCCTTATATTTGATGTCGTCCATCATTATTCTCTCTACTCGGAAAACTCTCGCATCCAAGGATATGGGTTTTATGCGGCTCTTTCCGGGCTTTACGGCCTGGGAGTTCGAGTCTGCTGGCGCTGGGCCCTTCCTAGCAGATGGACGGCTAGGCGGCCTTTTGTCGGGGAGAGTTAGAATCGAGGCCGTGAATACGACATCTCAGCTTACTCGCGGCCTGACCTCCGGCCAGGTCGCCATGATTGCACTCTCCGGCGCGCTCGGCACCGGACTCTTCCTCGGATCGGGGTCGGTCATCGCTTTGGCGGGCCCTGCTACCGTCTTTTCCTATGCCATTGCGGGTGCCCTCGCGCTCGCGATCGTGTGGGCGCTGGCGGAAATGGTGACCGTCCATCCGGTTCCGGGCGGGCACGGCGCGGTGGCGGCGTCGTACCTTGGGCGCTTTGGCGGCTTTGTGACGAGGTGGAACTTTGCAATCACGATGATGGTCGCCGTCGGGGCGGAGGTAGTCGCCTCGGCAACCTACCTGACGTACTGGTTCCCGACTCTGCCGCTGTGGCTGGGTACGGTCCTGTGTTCGGTGTTCATCGGCGCGCTCAATATGTTTTCTGTCCATTTGTATGGATCCAGTGAGTATTGGTTCTCGATGGTCAAGGTGGTAGCGATCGTCGTGTTTATTCTCTTGGGCCTTGCGGTGGTTGTCGGCGTTGTTCCTGGTCACGACGCCGCTGGCGTCGCGAACCTCACCAGCGAAGGCGGCTTTATGCCCAAGGGCGTGAGCGGCATGCTCGCAGCGGCTTGCATGGCGGTGTTTGCCTTTGGCGGTATCGAGAACGTGTCGGTTGGCGCGGCTGAAACGGCCAACCCTCGCCGTGACATTCCGCGCGCTGCTCACACCATGATTTGGCGCCTGCTCATTTTCTACGTCGGCGCCATCTTAGTCGTGCTGATGCTGCAACCGTGGACCGAGACTGCGGCTCACAGCGGGACGGTTGAACAGTCGCCATTCGTCAAGGTCCTTTCTCTGACGGGCGTCACAGGGGCGGCGCATATCATGAACGCGGTGTTGATCGTGGCGGCTCTATCAGCCGCTAACGGTTGCCTGTACTCCTCGAGCCGAATGTTCCACTCGCTGGCTGTTGACGGGGAAGCGCCGCGTTTTGCCGCTCACACCAGCATCAAGGGAGCGCCACGTGGAGCGGTGTTACTCGCGATGGCTGGCATGGCAGTCGCGGCGGCGCTGGCTATCTTGAGTCCAGGAAACGTCTTCATGTGGCTGTATGGCATGGCGACGATCGGAATCCTCGTCACCTGGTTTATGGTGATGGCCACCCACCTCGCCTTTCGTCGCAAGCGTGCACAGGCGGGCTTGCCGCTCGCACCGAACCGGCTCTGGGCAAGTCCGGTGACGAACGCCGTCGTTCTGGCCTCGACCGTGGCGATTTTTGTGGCGCTGTACTGGCTCATGCCGATCGTCTGGTATGCGGGAGTACCCTACATCCTGGCACTGTCGATTGGGTTCTGGGCGCTTTCGCGGGTGCGGGAGCTACCCGAGCCGCGCGATCTGCTCGCTGAGTCTCTCGCTGTGCAGGAGGCCGAACGGGCCTCATAATACGACAAATGTAAAGCAAGCTTGACGTTAAGTGTGCTTGACATTAGGGTGGTGTCTACCGACATTGGCGGACACCACTTTTTCGTTTGAAAGGCACGTACATGACAACACAATCTCGTTGGGGGCGCACTTCTAAAGGTCGCAAGACTATGCCTATTGCGATCCCGTTGGGGGTTCTGCTGAGTCTGATAGTAGTCGGCTTGTTGACGCTCATCCGCGGACTAGGAGAGACAGGGGCAGGGACATACTTTGTAGTGCTCTTTGCAGTAACCATGCCGCTTGGGATCGCACTCGTCTGGGTCGTCATTGTTGATCGGTCCACCATTGAAGGTGCAATCGCTAACCCGGAGGTCAGTATTGAATCTCATTGGCACCGCAACGCAGCTCGAACTGGTTTCTTTGCGGTCAATATTGCCAGCAGCTGGGGTGCTGCTATTGCCGGTGCATTTGATTGGTGGGAGATCTCGCTGACACTTCTGGGGGTGGCCATATTCGGGGCAGTGGTCTTCGCCGTCGCTTATGCAATTCAAAAAAGGCGGGGCTCATGAAGAACATCATTGTCGATCTGCGCAAAGTCCGAGGTTGGTCTCAGCAGGCGCTCGCCGACGAGCTTGGGGTTAGTCGGCAAACTGTCATCTCCATCGAGAAGGGGCGCTTCGATCCCTCCTTGCCCCTCGCTTTTGACATAGCGCGCACATTTGGAATGACTATCGAAGAAATCTTCCAGCCTGAAGCGTGAAGAGTGCACTGTTATAGCGACGGCGATCGTCGGCATTTTCTTCTTGCCGCTCGCTAGCGGGTCTTCCGTTTGGCCAATAAAAATGATGCCCGAAAACGGCCTAATTTCGCGGATTTCGGGTGTATCCTCAGGGCATGAAATTTCTAGCTCGAAGTGCCCTGGCGGTGTGCCTCACATGCGCCGCGGGCGGCTGTGGCGAGTGCGGCGGAGAAAAAATCGCGGCCGACTTCGGCCTTCACGTGCTCACGGCATCTACCGATTACAACAGTAACGGTGTGGATGACTATACCGATTTCCTCCTCGGCGCCCGTGCGGACGCCGAAAATCACCCGCGATATGACGGCGCGTACGTGGTCGGCGGATACCCGGCTGAGGACGTAGGCGTGTGCGCCGACGTCGTGTGGCGAGCCTTCCGCGCAGCAGGTTACTCGCTCAAGGACATGATCGATGCGGATATAGCCGCACACCCCGAGGATTATCCACGTGCGAGCAAGCCTGATCCCAATATCGATTTTCGGCGAGTGAAGAATCTCCACGTCTTCTTTGCGAAGTACGGCCAAGATTTGACCACCGATGTCAGTAGGATAGGGGAGTGGATGCCGGGCGACATCGTCATCTTTGCGAGTCCTGACCACATCGGTATCGTGTCGGAAAAACGGGCTAGCGACGGCACGCCCTACCTCATCCACAACGGCGGTCAGAAAAAGCGCGAGGAGAACTTCCTCGGCAGTCCACTCGCTGCCTTCGACAGCAGCTACCGGCCGATCGGGCACTATCGATTCGACGCCGCCCAGATCGCCCCCGACGTGCTCAGGCCGTGGAGAGCTAACTGAGTCCTGGCCTCAGCGGGCGCGTCGATTCTGCAGTGGCAGGTGTGGCGGCGTCGGACAAGAAGAGCGCGGCGGCATAGCCCGCTGCGAGCACAATAAGGCCAATTGAGAAACCGCCAAGTACGTCAGTGAGCCAGTGATACCCTAGGTAGATCCGACTCATGCCCACCAGTGCCACCTGAGCGAGCCAGAGTGTCGCCAGCAGGCCGCGCAAGCGGGGGTAGCTCTTCATGAGAAGAAATGCGAGGACGCCGATGACGACGGTCGTATTGAGCGTGTGGCCGATCGGAAAGGCGTATGAACCGAGGAAATCTCCTATTTGGTGATTGGCCGGTGGGCGATTGCGACCGATGAGATTTTTCAGTAGGGAGGTCAGGCCCAATCCTATCAACATCGTCAAGGTGGCGACTAACCCCGCCCAGTAGCGCCTTTTCGCCAATAGTGTCAAGACCAGCACGGTGGCCACCGGTACCAAGAAAAGCGCGGTGCCCATGAAAGTGAAGACCTGCGCAATGGCCGTCAGCCAGGGCATCCGCCAAGTGAGTGCGCCAGCGGTGACAATTGGGTCATAGCTGACAAACAATGTCTGCCGGCTTACAGCTGCAATCAGCACTCCCGTCACCACCGTAGCGACGGCGAAAACGACGGCGGGGGCCACCCAGCGCCGAGGGTGGGTCTTGCTGTGATCTGTCATCTTCAGGTCATCTACGTTTTGTGTCTGCATCGCTTCCATTATCCACCCGTGATCTGCCGCTCGTTCTCATACCTGCGTCTATGTTGCCGTCATGCTTGTGAATGACTGCAGCGTTTGCGTACAGATGCTTACCAATCCCAGTTTCTCTATACGATCGCCAGATAGCGCTATGGCTTTAGTCTCATGTGAATAACGTGGGGTGATGGGTTTTCCTTGCGGTACCAAGGTTTTCTAGGGGTTGCGAAGCGATGGTATTTTTGGTCTCTTGACAAGAACTTTACTGTGAAAAATTCATCTGGTCTCGCCTGGAAACACCGTCGGCTAGTGCAAGAAGGGGTGGGGTTTGGGTGTTTTGTTGGGCTTCGAGCGATGTGGTGCTCCCGCAAAAGTGAGGTAATCACTTATATATCTAGGGGTTGGGCGGGTCGATCGGTGGCGAGGGTAGCGGCGTCGTGCGCTTGGCAGCCACTACTGCGAAAGGCTGATGTCGCGGGCGCTGATGTAGTGGGAAAATAATGTATACCCCACGGGGTATAGGGTAAGATAAAAGACGAGCGGCAACGATGCTGCATTGAGAAATGGCTGGAGGAGAAATGGCCACTGTAGTAGTTCTCGGAGCGGGAGTCTCCGGGCACACCACCGCCTTGCACCTCAAGAGGATGCTGGGTCGGGAGCACAAGGTTCTTGTCGTCAGTCCGAATTCACACTGGAATTGGATTCCTTCGAATATTTGGGTTGGAACCGGGCGTATGAATAAGAAGGACGTCGTCTTTCCCCTTGCATCTATCTACAAGCGCAAAGGTATTGAGTTCCACCAGGCACGCGGAAGCGTCATCCACCCCGAAGGCGATGAGGGCGATGCACGTCCGTACGTCGAGATTGTTTACACAGATCCCAAGCGCAAGGGTGAGGAAGGCCGCCTCCACTACGACTATCTGGTCAACGCTACCGGTCCACGTTTGAATTTTGGTGCCACGCCGGGGCTCGGTCCCGACGGCGGTTATACCGTCTCGGTCTGTACTGCTGAGCACGCAGTTGAAGCTAACGAAAAGCTCATGGAATCGATCGAGAAGATGAAGAAAGGCGAGCCGCAGACGCTCGTGATCGGTATGGGCGCCGGCAATTGCACCTGTGAAGGCGCAGCTTTTGAGTACGCCTTTAACGTAGACCATGAGCTCAAGCGCCACGGAGTGCGCGACAAGGCTGATCTTATCTATCTGACGAACGAATACGAGCTGGGTGACTTCGGCGTCGGCGGCATGCAGTTCGTCGAACGTGGCTTTAAACAGTCTTCTAAGATGTGGACCGAGTCCATCTTCACCGAGCGCGGTGTGGCTTCTGTTCTTGGCGCTGGTTGTAAAGAGATTACGGAAGACACGATCAAGTACGAGGTCGTGGACGATGACAAGACGTACGAAATTAAGTATGACTTTGCCATGCTGCTTCCGCCCTTTACCGGCCAGCCACTTTCTGCCGTGGACAAGAAGGGTGAACCGATCGAAGACATCTTCAATCCGGCAAATTTCATGAAGGTCGATGGCAACTACACCTCCAAATCTTACGATGAGTGGCTTGCCACTGACTGGCCAGAGAAGTACGAGGTTCCGCAATACCCGAACGTGTTTGCGGTTGGTATCGCTTTCGCCCCGCCACATGCGATCTCCAAGCCGCGCGCGTCGGCGCTGGGCACACCGATTGCGCCAGCCCCGCCGCGTACCGGTATGCCCTCGGGAGTCATGGGGAAGACGGTGGCGTTGACGATCCGCGACCGCATCAAGAAAGGCCCGTCGGCTCCGGCTCATGAGGCTTCCATGGCACGCCTCGGCGCCGTGTGCGTGGCATCAGCTGGTAATGGTTTCCTTACAGGTTCGGCTGCGTCGATGGCCATGTACCCGGTGGTTCAAAACCACCAGAAATATCCACAAACGGCTGGGCGCAACCCGAAGCTGACGACCGGGAAGATTGGCCTTTCTGGCCACTGGATGAAGACCATGCTGCACTATCTGTTCATTTATAAGGCAAAAGCCCTGCCGGGCTGGAGCCTCATCCCGGAATAAAGAGGAGGCCATTATGAAGAACGAAGACAACCCGACGATTATTCGCAGCTACGAAGATGCTCCGCTTCCTACGCGCATGACCCTGCATTTTAGGAAGAATCCGGTATGGCAGCTGGGACATTTCATCGGTTCATCGATCGGCACCTTAGCAATGGTGATGAGGGGACACGACAAGAAGATGTAACCGCACGTCGTCCTTTCGTGATGGCGGATTTTCCGGGTTAACTGCCGGGAAATCCGCCATCGCTTCGACAAACCGTGGAAGTTTCCCCACCGGCGCACGTGATGCGGTTTCACCGGCGGTATCGCCTGGGTAAAGTTAGCGTTACACACTATCGGCTAATGTAAAGGTAGGAACTGATGACGACGCTGTGCCTGGGGGAGGCGCTGGTTGATCTCATTGAGCGTCAGGATCAGCCTGGCGATATTGAAAAACGCGCAGGTGGAAGTCCATACAATGTGGCTTGTGGCCTGGCCCGCCACGGTCACGAGACTGTTCTGGGTAGCTGGTGGGCTAAGGATTCTGATGGTGCGCTTATTAGCGCAGGGCTGCGGGCCAACGGTGTCCTCGTCATGGACGGTAGCGACACTGCCCCGCGCACGTCAACAGCGAAGGCGAACCTGGACGAGAACTTCAATGCCACCTACACCTTCGATATCGACTGGCGTCTTCCTGTGGGCGCGGAAAAACAGCCTGCCAGCCATATTCACACCGGAAGCTATGGAGCTACGGAGGAACCAGGGGCATCCAGCGTCCGTGCGGTGATAGCGGCGCATCCCGATGCGACCATCTCGTACGATCCGAATATTCGGCCGGCGATCATGGCAGAGCAAT from Trueperella pyogenes includes these protein-coding regions:
- a CDS encoding methionine ABC transporter permease, with translation MIYDAVAVLTSESWFSNPAIVRGLWPALLETIYMVGLSSLLTVLLGLPLGLVLAETRRGGMIAAPTANKITGALVNLGRAIPFIILAIIVLFLIRAINMPFLKATGWPAFTIALAVSAIPYFARMVESNVLAVSPGKVEAAQMTGASRTRIMWDVLVREALPSIINSVTILVITIVGYSAMAGAVGGGGLGALAINQGYQRYQFDVIVIVVALILLMVQVIQWVGDMLSRMVDHR
- a CDS encoding methionine ABC transporter ATP-binding protein, whose protein sequence is MIELHGVTKVYPRRGAEAVVALNDLSLTIPDGEIHGIVGESGAGKSTLIRCLTALEKPTSGSILVDGKDLTTLSDSLLRAERRRIGMVFQGANLFEARTAADNIAYPLKIAGVGKADREERVAELLDLVGLTGRGNSYPAQMSGGQRQRVGIARALADRPSVVLADEPTSALDMETTEQILTLLKDVRDRLGVTILVITHEMSVVRKICTSATLLETGQIVESDSIERTLANPSSQLAKKLVPLPDVDPRSVGSDSLIDIYFTSRPGIPTGSKVMARVAELGADISAGLFESVGEMQVGRLALAIAPDKVAGALAAFAADNIHAEVRS
- a CDS encoding fumarate hydratase, producing the protein MMDDIKYKDMLPVGPDKTEYRLITTDGVESVEGPDGMQFLKVDESALELLAETAFHDINFYLRNAHLQQVAKILEDPEASPNDRFVAKTLLRNAYIAAEGVLPMCQDTGTAIIKGERGQRVLTPGVDEKALSRGVHNTYGKYNLRYSQNAPLSMYEEKNTKTNLPAQIELYADTTPGHENEYHFLFMSKGGGSANKSYLYQETKAILNPDSMMPFLEGKIRSLGTAACPPYHLAIVIGGTSAEYALKTAKYASAKYLDELPTHGGEEGYGFRDLEMEEKVLELTRQIGIGAQFGGKYFCHDVRVVRLPRHGASLPVAIAVSCSADRQAKGKITPEGVFIEQLEFDPGQFLPETTDAEIGHAPGDDVVRIDLNQPMKNVLAELTKYPVKTRLSLTGTIIVARDIAHAKIQERLNNGEGMPQYMKDHPIYYAGPAKTPEGKPSGSFGPTTAGRMDPYVDPFQAAGGSMVMLAKGNRSQQVTDACKKHGGFYLGSIGGPAAQLAEDCIKHVELLEYPELGMEAVWKIEVEDFPAFIVVDDKGNDFFAGSQTISVTLDNHPGL
- a CDS encoding amino acid permease, producing the protein MNTTSQLTRGLTSGQVAMIALSGALGTGLFLGSGSVIALAGPATVFSYAIAGALALAIVWALAEMVTVHPVPGGHGAVAASYLGRFGGFVTRWNFAITMMVAVGAEVVASATYLTYWFPTLPLWLGTVLCSVFIGALNMFSVHLYGSSEYWFSMVKVVAIVVFILLGLAVVVGVVPGHDAAGVANLTSEGGFMPKGVSGMLAAACMAVFAFGGIENVSVGAAETANPRRDIPRAAHTMIWRLLIFYVGAILVVLMLQPWTETAAHSGTVEQSPFVKVLSLTGVTGAAHIMNAVLIVAALSAANGCLYSSSRMFHSLAVDGEAPRFAAHTSIKGAPRGAVLLAMAGMAVAAALAILSPGNVFMWLYGMATIGILVTWFMVMATHLAFRRKRAQAGLPLAPNRLWASPVTNAVVLASTVAIFVALYWLMPIVWYAGVPYILALSIGFWALSRVRELPEPRDLLAESLAVQEAERAS
- a CDS encoding helix-turn-helix transcriptional regulator, which codes for MKNIIVDLRKVRGWSQQALADELGVSRQTVISIEKGRFDPSLPLAFDIARTFGMTIEEIFQPEA
- a CDS encoding DUF1287 domain-containing protein — translated: MKFLARSALAVCLTCAAGGCGECGGEKIAADFGLHVLTASTDYNSNGVDDYTDFLLGARADAENHPRYDGAYVVGGYPAEDVGVCADVVWRAFRAAGYSLKDMIDADIAAHPEDYPRASKPDPNIDFRRVKNLHVFFAKYGQDLTTDVSRIGEWMPGDIVIFASPDHIGIVSEKRASDGTPYLIHNGGQKKREENFLGSPLAAFDSSYRPIGHYRFDAAQIAPDVLRPWRAN
- a CDS encoding phosphatase PAP2 family protein translates to MQTQNVDDLKMTDHSKTHPRRWVAPAVVFAVATVVTGVLIAAVSRQTLFVSYDPIVTAGALTWRMPWLTAIAQVFTFMGTALFLVPVATVLVLTLLAKRRYWAGLVATLTMLIGLGLTSLLKNLIGRNRPPANHQIGDFLGSYAFPIGHTLNTTVVIGVLAFLLMKSYPRLRGLLATLWLAQVALVGMSRIYLGYHWLTDVLGGFSIGLIVLAAGYAAALFLSDAATPATAESTRPLRPGLS
- a CDS encoding NAD(P)/FAD-dependent oxidoreductase; the encoded protein is MATVVVLGAGVSGHTTALHLKRMLGREHKVLVVSPNSHWNWIPSNIWVGTGRMNKKDVVFPLASIYKRKGIEFHQARGSVIHPEGDEGDARPYVEIVYTDPKRKGEEGRLHYDYLVNATGPRLNFGATPGLGPDGGYTVSVCTAEHAVEANEKLMESIEKMKKGEPQTLVIGMGAGNCTCEGAAFEYAFNVDHELKRHGVRDKADLIYLTNEYELGDFGVGGMQFVERGFKQSSKMWTESIFTERGVASVLGAGCKEITEDTIKYEVVDDDKTYEIKYDFAMLLPPFTGQPLSAVDKKGEPIEDIFNPANFMKVDGNYTSKSYDEWLATDWPEKYEVPQYPNVFAVGIAFAPPHAISKPRASALGTPIAPAPPRTGMPSGVMGKTVALTIRDRIKKGPSAPAHEASMARLGAVCVASAGNGFLTGSAASMAMYPVVQNHQKYPQTAGRNPKLTTGKIGLSGHWMKTMLHYLFIYKAKALPGWSLIPE
- a CDS encoding PfkB family carbohydrate kinase, translated to MTTLCLGEALVDLIERQDQPGDIEKRAGGSPYNVACGLARHGHETVLGSWWAKDSDGALISAGLRANGVLVMDGSDTAPRTSTAKANLDENFNATYTFDIDWRLPVGAEKQPASHIHTGSYGATEEPGASSVRAVIAAHPDATISYDPNIRPAIMAEQSVTVPIVEEIIGLSTLVKASDEDIAWMYGEHASASEEALVEVCRRWLSLGPSLVVVTRGSEGAVAMSQGSEAMIAVPTSGTDVVDTVGAGDSFMAGLISGLLDAGLLGESARPLSEATAEQIVAALVRASKNAGVTVAHTGAYAPSRAEIDA